A stretch of the Candidatus Binatus sp. genome encodes the following:
- the atpG gene encoding ATP synthase F1 subunit gamma: protein MASLKAIRRRISSAKSTQQITRALKLVSAARLRRAQEALTNSMPYSDALARVADSLLSSEGISAGPAEGAQKRSMLVVVASDRGLAGGYNSYLLRAAEATRREIRAAGLEIDLFAVGKKAVDHFKRSGVPVALSRVDNLPRLATIALARDIAARMLADYSSGAIDEAGIVYTHFQSALTQKPVYERLLPVKPPGDAGIQAGASVDAATSKSDAPKIDYLIEPSRAELVPVVLRGYLEAAVYHALLEAEASEQGARMTAMDSATNNAIDMISSLTLEMNRARQAQITRELMDIVGGAEALR from the coding sequence ATGGCATCGCTCAAGGCAATCCGGCGCCGGATCTCGTCGGCCAAATCGACGCAGCAGATCACGCGCGCGCTGAAACTGGTCTCGGCCGCGCGGTTAAGGCGCGCGCAGGAAGCGCTCACCAACTCGATGCCATACAGCGACGCGCTGGCGCGAGTGGCCGACTCCCTGCTCAGCTCGGAAGGAATCTCGGCCGGCCCGGCCGAGGGCGCGCAAAAGCGATCGATGCTGGTGGTGGTCGCGTCGGATCGCGGGCTGGCCGGCGGCTACAACTCGTACCTGCTCCGTGCGGCGGAAGCGACGCGGCGCGAAATCCGCGCCGCCGGACTCGAGATCGATCTGTTTGCGGTCGGCAAGAAAGCCGTCGATCATTTCAAGCGCTCCGGGGTGCCGGTCGCGCTGTCGCGAGTCGATAATCTGCCGCGCCTGGCCACCATCGCTCTCGCGCGCGATATCGCCGCCAGGATGCTCGCCGACTACAGCTCCGGCGCCATCGACGAGGCCGGCATCGTCTATACTCATTTCCAATCCGCGCTCACGCAGAAGCCGGTTTACGAGCGCCTGCTGCCGGTCAAGCCGCCGGGCGACGCCGGTATTCAGGCTGGCGCGAGCGTTGACGCCGCGACGTCGAAATCCGACGCACCCAAAATCGACTATCTCATCGAGCCGTCGCGCGCCGAACTGGTGCCGGTCGTGCTGCGCGGATATCTCGAAGCCGCGGTTTATCACGCGCTGCTCGAGGCCGAGGCCAGCGAGCAGGGTGCGCGAATGACCGCGATGGACAGTGCGACCAACAATGCCATCGACATGATCTCGTCGCTCACGCTCGAGATGAA
- the atpA gene encoding F0F1 ATP synthase subunit alpha produces MAEIRPSEISEILKNEIKGFEGSISVRETGRVLSCGDGIARIYGLQNAALGELLEFPHQMFGMVLNLEEDNVGAVLFGDPQDIQEGDEVKRTGRIAEVPVGEGLLGRVVNALGQPIDDKGPIKSTETRRIEIKAPGIIRRQPVKEPLQTGIKAIDTMLVIGRGQRELIIGDRQTGKTAIAIDTIINQRGQNVHCFYVAIGQKRSTVAQVVQRLTSSGAMEFTTVIAATASEAAPLQFIAPYSGCTMGEYFRDSGKHALLVYDDLSKHAQAYRQLSLLLRRPPGREAYPGDVFYLHSRLLERAAKMSDEMGGGSLTALPVIETQEGDVSAYIPTNVISITDGQIILDKDLFNSNVRPAVNVGLSVSRVGFSAAVKAIKQVAGTLKLDLAQYREMAAFAQFGSDLDASSQRLLARGARLTEMLKQNQYSPLPMEKEVLIIFAAREGYFDKLSVEQIRPFEMGLYPNFDSRHADLLAEIRDQKQISDELTKKLKAGLDAYEQSFLAENKTAAPEPA; encoded by the coding sequence ATGGCGGAAATCAGACCATCGGAAATCAGCGAAATCCTCAAAAACGAGATCAAGGGTTTTGAGGGCAGCATCTCGGTGCGCGAAACCGGCCGCGTCCTCTCCTGCGGCGACGGTATCGCCCGTATCTACGGACTACAGAACGCCGCGCTCGGCGAGCTGCTCGAATTTCCGCATCAGATGTTCGGGATGGTGCTGAACCTCGAGGAAGACAACGTCGGCGCCGTGCTGTTCGGCGACCCCCAGGACATCCAGGAAGGCGACGAGGTCAAGCGCACCGGCAGAATCGCCGAAGTGCCGGTCGGCGAGGGCCTGCTCGGCCGCGTGGTCAACGCGCTCGGACAGCCGATCGACGACAAGGGTCCGATCAAGTCGACCGAGACGCGGCGAATCGAGATCAAGGCGCCCGGTATCATCCGCCGCCAGCCGGTCAAGGAACCGCTGCAGACCGGCATCAAGGCTATCGACACGATGCTGGTGATCGGCCGCGGACAGCGCGAACTGATAATCGGCGATCGCCAGACCGGCAAGACCGCAATCGCGATCGATACGATCATCAATCAGCGCGGCCAGAACGTGCATTGCTTTTACGTGGCGATTGGGCAGAAGCGCTCGACCGTTGCGCAAGTTGTCCAGCGGCTCACCAGCTCCGGCGCGATGGAGTTCACCACCGTCATCGCCGCGACCGCGTCCGAGGCCGCGCCGTTGCAGTTCATCGCGCCGTACAGCGGCTGCACGATGGGCGAGTATTTTCGCGATAGCGGCAAGCATGCGCTGCTGGTGTACGACGATTTGAGCAAGCATGCGCAGGCCTATCGCCAGTTGTCGCTGCTGCTGCGCCGCCCACCCGGCCGCGAGGCTTACCCCGGCGACGTCTTCTATCTGCATTCGCGCCTGCTCGAGCGCGCCGCCAAGATGAGCGACGAGATGGGCGGCGGGTCGCTCACCGCGCTGCCCGTGATCGAGACCCAGGAAGGCGACGTGTCGGCGTACATTCCGACCAACGTCATCTCGATCACCGACGGCCAGATAATTCTCGACAAAGATCTCTTCAACTCGAACGTGCGTCCCGCCGTCAACGTCGGGCTGTCGGTGTCGCGCGTTGGATTCTCGGCCGCGGTCAAAGCGATCAAGCAGGTTGCAGGCACGCTCAAGCTCGACCTCGCGCAGTACCGGGAGATGGCGGCGTTCGCGCAGTTCGGTTCCGACCTCGACGCGTCGTCGCAGCGCCTGCTCGCCCGCGGCGCGCGGCTGACCGAGATGCTCAAGCAGAATCAGTACAGTCCGCTGCCGATGGAAAAAGAAGTGTTGATCATTTTCGCCGCCAGAGAGGGCTACTTCGACAAGCTCTCGGTCGAGCAGATTCGGCCGTTCGAGATGGGACTCTACCCCAACTTCGACTCGCGCCACGCCGACTTGCTGGCCGAAATCCGCGACCAAAAACAGATTTCCGACGAGCTGACGAAAAAACTCAAGGCCGGACTCGACGCCTACGAACAATCGTTCCTGGCCGAAAACAAAACGGCCGCGCCGGAGCCGGCGTAG